The DNA segment TAGCCTTTTGCCAGCAGGGCCTGTTCGACCGCATTTTGCACACGCTCAAGCAACAGGGTGTCCGTATCCACCACGGCGTCGCCGCTGCCGGTATTCCCATCGGGCATCCAGGAGAAGGTATGGAGCCTGGAAAAGTTGGTACCGGGATCGAAGTCGCGGCTGATATCGTAGGATGTGGCGCAGCCTGTCACAATACACGCCAGAATTACCGCCAAAAGCCTTTGAGCGCTCATGATGATCTGCCTCCCCGGCCTTACCGCCGGACACAAGACCTGACAACCGCCTTTCGTGACTGAAACCCGCCGGCGCTATTTCTTTCCAGCCAGCCTTCCGCGTTCGACGCGACGCCTGGCTTTCCGCATCCTGTTCGCGATCCTGCTGGCCAGCGTGCTGCCGGTTATCGCCTTACGCTGGCTGCCGCCCCCCACCAGTGCCTTCATGCTGGAGGCCTGGGCCGGCGCGCTGCTGACAGGCCAGCATCTCGACCTCAGGTACCAATGGACTGCCTGGGATGCCATTTCGCCCGAAGCGGCCTTGGCGGTCATGGCCTCGGAGGATCAACTGTTTCCGGAGCACGATGGCTTCGATTTTCATGCCATCAGCCGGGCCATCAGTTCAAATCGCAAGGGCCGGCCTTTACGCGGGGCCAGCACCATCAGCCAGCAGACGGCCAAGAACCTGTTCCTCTACTCCGGCAAGAGTCTCTGGCGCAAGGCGCTGGAAGCCTATTTCACCGTTCTGCTGGAAAGCCTCTGGCCGAAACGACGCATACTGGAAACTTACCTGAATATCGCACAATTCGGCAAAGGAATATACGGTGTCACCGCTGCCGCCGAGACGTACTTTCACAAGCCCGCGAGCGACCTGACGACTGCCGAAGCCGCGCTGCTGGCGGCGGTGCTTCCGAACCCCGTGGTATTGCGCGCGGACCGCCCCAGCAACTACGTGCTGAAACGCCGGCAGTGGATCATGAGGCAGATGCGCCAGATGGGTGGGCGCGGCTTTTTGAACCGTCTGGCACCCTGAGGGAGCACTAATTCGAGAATTCGGGGCGCTGTGACAAAGGGCCCGCCCTGCGCGTGGCCAGGACCGGCGAAATGGAGAAGCGCCCGCGCCGGGAAGCAACGGGCGCCGGCGACTCAGATACCGCTGCTACTCAAGGCCATCATGATGTCGTTGAGGATACCCGTGATACGCGGGTGTTCCACTTCGAACTGGGTAACGGCATCGTTCATTTCGTTGAGCAGGTCGGGTTGGTCCTCTTCCACCACCCCGGGTGCCGCCGTCATGCGCTGCTCTATGCTCTCCACGAGACCGGTAAGCCGCTCTTTGGTTTCCGTGTCGCTCAGATCGAGCCGCTCGATCTCACGGCGGAGTTCCTCCAGCGCATTATTGATTTGTTGTTCTGTCATAGTCAGGGATTCCGGCAACTACTCATATTGCTATGACAGTTTACCATAGAAACCCGGCCGTCTCGGTTGTCGCAGAGGTAGAGTCGGTCAGGGAACATCTCGCTGTGCGTGTGGTTTTTTGTCAAAATTGTCTGCGGGTCCCTCAACCCGGCC comes from the Methyloterricola oryzae genome and includes:
- a CDS encoding DUF4404 family protein; translation: MTEQQINNALEELRREIERLDLSDTETKERLTGLVESIEQRMTAAPGVVEEDQPDLLNEMNDAVTQFEVEHPRITGILNDIMMALSSSGI
- the mtgA gene encoding monofunctional biosynthetic peptidoglycan transglycosylase, producing the protein MTETRRRYFFPASLPRSTRRLAFRILFAILLASVLPVIALRWLPPPTSAFMLEAWAGALLTGQHLDLRYQWTAWDAISPEAALAVMASEDQLFPEHDGFDFHAISRAISSNRKGRPLRGASTISQQTAKNLFLYSGKSLWRKALEAYFTVLLESLWPKRRILETYLNIAQFGKGIYGVTAAAETYFHKPASDLTTAEAALLAAVLPNPVVLRADRPSNYVLKRRQWIMRQMRQMGGRGFLNRLAP